From the Aspergillus puulaauensis MK2 DNA, chromosome 1, nearly complete sequence genome, the window gaagaggaagaagatatcCCACTCTCTGACCTCTCCGAAGACGAACGCGAAGATGTTATCCCCCACCAACGCCTCACGATCAACAACAGCTCCGCCCTCACAGCATCTACAAAGCGCATCTCATTCATCTCCCACCTAACGCCTTTCTCCGAACACAACTCAATTGTTTCAAAAGAAAACAACGAGGTTCCGGATGCCAACGACGACCTGAACCGTGAACTCGCATTCTACAAGACCGCGCAGTCTGCCGCTCTACGTGCGAGGAAGTTACTCAAGAAAGAAGGTATCTCGTTTACACGGCCTGGTGATTATTTTGCGGAGATGGTCAAGACGGACGAACACATGGGCAAGATTAAAAAGAAGCTCTATGATGAAGCCGCTGGAAAGAAGGCCTCCGCGGACGCAAGGAAGCAGAGAGATTTGAAGAAGTTTGGCAAGCAGGTGCAAGTCGCTAAGCTGCAACAGCgggccaaggagaagaaggaatcaaTTGAAAAGGTCAATTccttgaagaagagtatgTATTTCCTATCGCACTTATGGAGCCGGATGTCCAGTTACTGACCAACTACCCACAGAGCGGAAGGCAGACACATCCGGTGCCGACGGTGAGGGAGGCGAGCTCTTCGACGTCGCCGTCGAAGACGCAGTCCAAGAGACCCCTCGTAAGCGCGGGCGTAATGAGACCGGCGGACCCTCGATGAAGCGCCAAAAGAAGAACGAGAAATTCGGCTTCGGTGGTAAAAAGCGACATGCCAAGAGCGGTGATGCCATGTCTAGCGGAGATCTTCGTGGCTATTCGGTTaagaagatgaagggtgGTGCAGGTGGCCCTAAGCGCCCAGGGAAGAGTAAGCGGGCTGCTACGAGGGGACGTTCTTGATTGATTTAACCCCATTGCATGCATACATTTTATATGCGGGGAAtcctactactactactgtaCAGTTACTTATCTTGCCTTCTGTTTGTTCCAATAAGGAT encodes:
- the EBP2 gene encoding EBP2 family rRNA-processing protein (BUSCO:EOG09265GXF;~COG:A;~EggNog:ENOG410PIFB;~InterPro:IPR008610;~PFAM:PF05890) encodes the protein MPKRSKLLQALDEHKGRDYDAEKQKKLLKAAKKRKGVTGEEEEPAKNKKAEEEEEEDEEDESIDDAEENSESDGPEQDGDEEEEEEEEEEEEEEDIPLSDLSEDEREDVIPHQRLTINNSSALTASTKRISFISHLTPFSEHNSIVSKENNEVPDANDDLNRELAFYKTAQSAALRARKLLKKEGISFTRPGDYFAEMVKTDEHMGKIKKKLYDEAAGKKASADARKQRDLKKFGKQVQVAKLQQRAKEKKESIEKVNSLKKKRKADTSGADGEGGELFDVAVEDAVQETPRKRGRNETGGPSMKRQKKNEKFGFGGKKRHAKSGDAMSSGDLRGYSVKKMKGGAGGPKRPGKSKRAATRGRS